In Nitratiruptor sp. YY09-18, a single window of DNA contains:
- a CDS encoding bifunctional protein-serine/threonine kinase/phosphatase, whose protein sequence is MSYRLSAFGLAKGKELQSDDAYGVKRCDDIVIGVLCDGVGSALGGRDAAQRVVNYMLNNFKQRPRSWSIEKSLEIFIKNINAILYQESLAQFERSELLTTLSIVIIQGNRLYGANVGDSPIFLLRDGMLQKLSFDHVEENSHILLQALGMEKEVEPYFFENFIHPKDRILLCSDGVTAVLDENELQTRSRFDAASIIIKYASKKVDDNLPDDTSVVVIEINELDKKSTLKQLNLPIPKSLQKDKIIDGYRLIKPLNERTWLVENKGKKYVMKFAAATDNQEQLDLFIQEAWNATRLNAGFFPKAVIPKKRSYRYYIMEYIEGETLTKRIKKRPLHVDEAIDLGKFLLKSTQYLLKYNLVHGDIKPENIIIKQRKEKATFKLVDFGSIVEIFSIANRAGTPSFLAPERFRGEAISESSEIFAIGVTLYLSLTKHYPYGEIEPFQKPTFKKPKPVTHFNKKVPLWLESVIMRAIERDKKRRYKHYSEMMYELENPKKVKPYFDPSASLIEREPVKVYKAAFIISFFINCILLFLLLK, encoded by the coding sequence ATGAGTTATAGACTCAGCGCCTTTGGTCTTGCCAAAGGCAAAGAGCTTCAAAGCGATGATGCTTACGGCGTAAAAAGATGTGATGATATTGTCATAGGGGTGCTTTGCGATGGAGTGGGTAGCGCCCTTGGAGGCAGAGATGCCGCACAAAGAGTAGTAAACTACATGCTCAACAATTTCAAACAGCGACCAAGAAGCTGGAGCATTGAAAAATCGCTGGAGATTTTTATCAAAAATATCAATGCTATCTTATACCAAGAGTCTTTGGCCCAATTTGAGCGTTCAGAGCTTTTAACCACGCTTAGTATTGTCATTATTCAGGGCAATCGTCTCTATGGAGCCAATGTAGGAGACAGCCCTATTTTTTTGCTTCGAGATGGCATGTTGCAAAAACTCTCTTTTGATCACGTTGAAGAGAACTCCCATATTCTTTTGCAGGCTCTTGGAATGGAAAAAGAGGTAGAACCATACTTTTTTGAAAATTTTATTCATCCAAAAGATAGGATATTGCTTTGCAGTGATGGAGTTACGGCAGTTTTAGATGAAAATGAATTGCAAACAAGAAGTAGATTTGATGCTGCGTCTATTATTATTAAGTATGCTAGCAAAAAGGTAGACGATAATCTCCCCGATGATACAAGTGTAGTTGTCATTGAGATCAATGAGCTGGATAAAAAAAGCACTCTAAAGCAATTGAATCTCCCTATTCCAAAAAGCCTTCAAAAAGATAAAATCATTGATGGATATAGACTTATCAAACCTTTGAATGAGAGAACTTGGCTTGTTGAAAACAAAGGCAAAAAATATGTTATGAAATTTGCTGCAGCAACTGATAATCAAGAACAGCTCGATCTATTCATACAAGAAGCATGGAATGCCACGAGACTCAATGCCGGTTTTTTCCCAAAGGCCGTTATTCCAAAAAAAAGAAGCTATCGATACTATATCATGGAATATATAGAGGGTGAGACACTGACCAAACGGATCAAAAAACGCCCTTTACATGTAGATGAAGCGATCGATCTTGGCAAATTTTTGCTCAAAAGCACCCAGTATCTTCTCAAATACAACCTCGTTCATGGAGATATCAAACCTGAAAATATCATCATTAAGCAAAGAAAAGAAAAAGCGACCTTCAAACTGGTCGATTTTGGCTCAATTGTTGAGATCTTTTCCATAGCCAATCGCGCCGGTACTCCAAGCTTTTTGGCTCCCGAACGTTTCAGGGGTGAGGCGATCAGTGAATCGAGTGAAATTTTCGCAATAGGAGTAACGCTCTATCTGTCTCTAACTAAGCACTATCCATACGGTGAGATAGAGCCATTTCAAAAACCAACTTTTAAAAAACCAAAACCAGTAACCCATTTTAATAAAAAAGTACCTCTTTGGTTAGAGTCAGTTATTATGCGAGCGATTGAACGGGATAAAAAGAGACGCTATAAACACTACAGCGAAATGATGTATGAGCTTGAAAATCCCAAAAAAGTCAAACCCTATTTTGATCCATCTGCATCACTTATAGAGAGAGAACCAGTAAAAGTTTACAAAGCTGCATTCATTATCTCTTTTTTCATCAACTGCATTCTCCTCTTTTTATTGCTCAAATAA
- a CDS encoding DmsC/YnfH family molybdoenzyme membrane anchor subunit: MSAVESFINYKATTGMQCGSYSIDLPPLKENEQYRFHFDATKCIGCHCCEVACNEQNNNPAEVKWRRVGEVEGGEFPNVLQMFLSMSCNHCIDPACLKGCPTNSYIKIDNGIVIHDDEACIGCQYCTWNCPYDVPVFDTKRHIVTKCHMCYERIEVNQTPSCVQACPEGAIEIEVVNIDEWLDGKIDQEANAPGLIDARVTGSTTRFTLPENLPEKLEPMDKDLIKPANKEWPLVFMTVFTQISLIGFGAIFLGDLGSKFTALPSPSFTMAFVVFMLSAIGLPLSALHLGRPFKALSAMKNIKTSWLSKEAAALGVFAEGIGIVALLYYFHIDGFFRLFLEALILGIGIYGIYAQSMIYRIPAKPTWNTVLTTYTFFTTGYIATTLLALMAIIQGWSEVANILLVFTILLGAMHLYLFLESQKLYEKNNYQIQKAKKLLQSSFANLYRFRKASLPIAALLLPLLSIIALNAGSIGFAFLFVLSAVLLGFASEIVGRLLFYTTAIKTGMPGNFFAGAQRP, from the coding sequence ATGAGTGCAGTTGAGAGCTTTATCAACTATAAAGCCACTACCGGTATGCAGTGTGGGAGCTACTCCATCGATCTGCCGCCACTCAAAGAGAATGAGCAGTATCGCTTCCATTTTGATGCAACCAAATGTATCGGATGCCACTGCTGTGAAGTGGCGTGCAATGAACAAAACAACAATCCAGCCGAAGTTAAATGGAGAAGAGTCGGAGAGGTTGAGGGAGGAGAATTTCCAAATGTATTGCAGATGTTTTTATCGATGAGCTGCAACCACTGCATCGATCCGGCATGTCTCAAAGGCTGTCCTACAAACAGTTATATAAAAATAGACAACGGTATCGTTATACACGATGATGAAGCCTGCATCGGATGCCAATACTGCACCTGGAACTGTCCCTATGATGTCCCCGTTTTTGATACGAAGCGCCATATCGTCACAAAGTGCCATATGTGCTATGAGCGTATTGAAGTCAACCAGACACCGTCTTGCGTGCAAGCCTGCCCTGAAGGAGCCATCGAGATAGAGGTTGTCAATATCGATGAATGGTTAGACGGAAAAATCGATCAAGAAGCAAATGCACCGGGGCTTATTGATGCAAGAGTAACCGGATCTACCACAAGATTTACTCTTCCTGAAAATTTGCCTGAAAAGCTTGAGCCTATGGACAAAGATCTCATCAAACCAGCCAACAAAGAGTGGCCGCTTGTCTTTATGACGGTCTTTACCCAAATCAGTCTCATTGGATTTGGAGCCATTTTTTTAGGTGATCTTGGAAGTAAATTCACCGCTTTACCAAGCCCAAGTTTTACAATGGCTTTTGTTGTTTTTATGCTTAGTGCCATAGGTCTGCCTCTATCGGCTCTGCATCTTGGGCGCCCTTTCAAGGCATTAAGTGCAATGAAAAATATCAAAACCTCATGGCTTAGCAAAGAAGCCGCAGCCCTTGGCGTTTTTGCAGAAGGTATTGGTATTGTTGCGCTGCTTTATTACTTTCATATCGATGGATTTTTTCGCCTTTTTCTTGAAGCACTCATCCTTGGTATAGGAATCTATGGGATATATGCCCAATCGATGATCTATAGGATTCCGGCCAAACCAACCTGGAATACTGTTTTGACAACCTATACCTTTTTTACAACAGGCTACATTGCAACAACTCTTTTAGCTCTTATGGCAATTATTCAAGGATGGAGTGAAGTAGCCAATATTTTGCTTGTCTTTACAATTTTGCTTGGAGCCATGCACCTATATCTCTTCTTGGAATCACAAAAATTGTATGAAAAAAACAACTACCAGATCCAAAAAGCAAAAAAGCTTCTACAAAGCAGTTTTGCAAATCTGTACAGATTTAGAAAAGCCTCTTTGCCAATAGCAGCGCTTCTTTTGCCGCTTCTATCCATAATTGCACTCAATGCAGGTTCAATCGGTTTTGCCTTTTTGTTTGTGTTATCGGCAGTTCTTTTGGGATTTGCAAGCGAAATAGTGGGGAGACTCCTTTTTTATACAACGGCCATCAAAACAGGCATGCCGGGCAACTTTTTTGCTGGTGCTCAGAGACCATAA